One Skermanella pratensis genomic window, GGCGCGGCCGGACCCGCCGCCGGCCGCCCAGATCGAGCAGGCCCGCAACCTGTCGACCGAGTTCCGCGAGGCGCAGCCCATCGGGCGGATCACGGTTGAGGCGGATCCTGCAAGGCTGGCGCTCCACCCCGACCTGGACATCGTGCTCGAACCGGGAGACCGCATCTTCTTTCCGAAGCGTCCCCTGACCGTGACGGTCGCGGGAGAGGTGCTTGCCCCGGCCAGCCTGCAGTTCTCACCCGCGAAGAATGCCGACGACTACATCGGGGAAGCGGGCGGAACAACCCAGTATGCAGACGCGTCGCGCGCGTTCGTGATGAAGCCGGACGGCAGCGCCCAGCCCCTGAAGATAAGCTTCTGGAACCATCAGCAGACGGCCCTGCTGCCCGGCTCGACCATCATCGTACCCCGCGACCCGGAGCCGTTCCACTTCTTCAGGTTCACGCAGAATGTCGGCGGCCTGCTCAGCCAGCTGGCGGTCGCCGCGGCCGCCGTGTTCGTGCTGACCGACCGATGAGGAGCGACACGTCGCCCGGGCCGCTGTTCAGCATCATCACGGTGGTGCTCAACGACCGAAAAGGGCTGGGGCGGACAAGGTCGAGCCTGCGCCGCCAGTCCTGCCGGAACTTCGCCTGGATCGTCGTCGACGGCGGGTCGGAGGACGGCACCCGTGACGACATCGCCCGTTTCGCTCCGGAGATCGCGTGGTGGCGCTCCGGCCCCGACCGGGGGCTCTACGACGCCATGAACATCGGCATGGCCGCCGCGACCGGCGACTATCTGCTGTTCCTCAATGCCGGCGACGAGCTGGCTTCGCCCGACAGCCTGGAGCGGCTCGCGGCGGTGATACGGGCGCACGCTTCGCCTGACTTCCTGTACTGCGACGCCTTGGAACGCACCCCCCGGGGAACCCTGCTGCGGAAGCCGGCGAGATCGCACCGGACGGTCTGGTACGGCATGTTCACCCACCACCAGGCGATGATCTACCGGCGCTCCGCGGTCGCGGACCTGAGCTACGACCTGTCATTTAAGGTTGGGGCGGACTATGCGTTTACGATATCGACACTATCCCGAAGTGCCCGAGTCGCGCGATTGCGAGAGGCATTGATTATTTTTGCACCTGGCGGTCTATCCCAGGCGATGGCTTCGGTCGGTCGACGCGACCAAACCCGCATTCGCCGTCAATATCTGCGCCTTTCCGCCATTTCCTGCTTTTTAATAATGGTGGTGCAATCTCTGGCGATGCTCACGCGCCGCGGATTTCCGGCTTTTTATGAAATTTGTCGATGCCGCCGGATGTACGAGTAGCCAAGACACCACTCACACGTGTAATATGTGTGGAACCTGTACTACGCATATTCGGTTTTTCCTAACCAGATGAGGGTACGCTCTACAGGTTGCACCGTACTCGACATCATGCACGCGAAAGGTCTTGACATTTGAGCCATATAAGTCCTTTTGAAATCTAAATTTATGCGCTACACCTTAATCGCCGGGCAAGTACTCAGGGGTAGAAGATGAAATCGAAAAAGTCCCAACCCGCAACTGCGAACACGATCTCGCGTCGCGGTGAAGGGCCCCATCCAATTGACATACATGTTGGGGCGAGACTCCGACTGCGCCGAACCTTGCTGGGCCTGAGCCAGGAGAAGCTCGGAGAGGCTGTCGGCATTACTTTCCAGCAGCTGCAGAAGTATGAGCGAGGCGCTAATCGTATCAGCGCGAGCCGTTTATATCATCTGGCACTGGTGCTCGACGTTCCCGTCGGCTTCTTCTTCGAGGATATGCCGACCGGGCAGCCGCTGCCCGAAGGCGCCGATGTCATCCATGAGCCGACGGAGACCGATGAATTCGAGTCGATGGCGAAGCGGGAGACCCTTGAACTGGTCCGCGCTTACTATCGTATCGGGGATCCCACTGTCCGCCGCCGTGCTTTCGAATTGATCAAAGCTTTGGGTGGCGAAACCAAAGATAGTGAAGGAACCGGCACCTGAAGCTCCGGCTATAGCACGGGTCCGTGGCGTCGGACCCGTGCCTTGACCGCGATCTGCCAGTAGTAGAAGGCCCGGGCGACGGCATAGTCCCATCCGTCGACCCCGTCGAGGAAGCCCAGGCAGAGCACATAGCTGTGCAGGAAGATCGACAGGGCGCGTGCCGGCAGCCGGCGGAAAATCCGCTTGAGCTGACGGCGCGCTCCTTTCTCACGCTCCGCCAAGATATGGCAGCGGTCGTCCGCGATCAGCGCCGCTTCCCAGTCCGAGTACCGGTTGTGCCTGTCGAACCACGCGTATAGCGGTTTTGCGTCGTGATGTATCATCCGGCCGCGCAAACTTCCCGCAGGCCCGTCCAGGCAGGGCTGGTAATGACCCTCGACCTCCCACATGCGCTCCACATCGAGGTCGGGAAAGGGCGGGAAGGCAGCCCGACGCCGGTGCAGCAGGGCGAGCTTGCTGTTCCAGGCGCCGAACCTCAGGGGCTTTCCCGCGAAGACCGGCTGTCCGGCGATGAAGTATCCGGCCGCCCGCGGTCCGGATTTCAACAGGCTCGCGATCTCGTCGGCCAATGCGTCGGAGACCCGTTCATCCGCATCGACGAAGAGCACCCAGTCATGCCGGAACGGGAGCGTCTGCAGGCACCACTGCTTCTTCTTGGGATAGCTGCCGTTCCACCTGAACGGCACGACCCGCGCGCCCATCTCTTCCGCCAGGGCGGCGGTTCCGTCCCCACTATCCGAATCGACGACGAAGACTTCGTCGAAGTGGCGGAGCGCACCTAGGCAGGACCGGATGTTCGCCGCCTCGTCGCGCGTCATGACGATGACGGAGACAGGGACGGAGACGGGTACCGGAACAGGTTTCACCGTCCTGCGGCCTTCAGGAAATCGCGCAGGTCGGCGCTTCGGATGAAGACGAGGCAGAGCCCCGCCACGAACCCCGCGGCGACCGCGATCGCCACCACGATGACGGGATCGGGCGTGTCCGGCACGGCCTCGGCCATGGCCGGTTGAACCAGGTTCGCGGCCAGGGGCAGGTCCACGTCCATCATCATGGCGAATCGTTCATGGGCGATCAGCAGGGACCGAAGCGCCTGGACGTGCCCGAGATCCTGCGTGATCCCGATCTTGCGCGAAATCTCGCCGATCATCCTGCCGTTGTCCCGGACGGCCATGGAGCGCAGTTGCCGTTCGGTCGTGGCATACAGCCGGTTCAGCAGAAGCCGCGCGAACTCGGGATCGGCATGTCGGTAGGTGATCCGGCGGAGCGGCGTGATGCCGACCTGCTGGATCCGCACCTCCTTCTGCAGGTATCGCACCAGGGTCCGGGCATCGGGTTCGGTCCAGGGGATCCGGCCCACCAGCCCGTTGAAGAAACGGCGCAGCCGCGGCATGGGAGAGTTGTCGGGCACCCAGATGCCGGCGTCGGCATCCCACATCCGCTCGAACACCCGGCGCATCACCTCCGGCGCGGCCGCAAGCTCCTCGGCGACGGGAAAGGACGTGACCTCGTAAAGGAAACGCTCATAGTTCGACATGGTCTCGCCGGCACCCTGGACGGTCGAAGTCTCGCTGCCCGGCGGTATCGCCGGCAGCGGAGCGGCGCGGCCGAGCAGTCCGCCCGCGGCGGTCGGCCCGACGATCAGGGTGGCGGTGAAGACGGGCTCGATCTGGCGTAGCGCCAGCACGGCGCAGACGGCCGAAAGCGCCGTGACGCCCAGGATCAGGCGGCGGCCGGCAAGCGCGATCATCACGCCGTGGCGCAGCAGTTTCTGGACTTCGCCCAGGGGGCCGATCAGGTCCTTGTCGAGGGACATGTCAGCCGCCGCCGACGGTCATGCAGCGGGAGGGCGCCGACGGTCGCGCCGTCTCGCCGCCGGAGGCGGTGCGGACGACCGAGACCGCCACGTTCAGGAAGGCATCGGCGGCCCGGTCGACCGACCACGACGCAGCCGTCGCCCGTGCCCGCTCGCACGCGGCGCGGTGGAAAGCGGTATCGCGGGCATGGGACTGGATCGCCGCCGCCAAGCCCTCCCCGTCATCGGGGTCGAGGACGGTTCCGCAGCGGTTCTCCACCAGCATCCGCGCCGCCGCGCTGCCCGTCGGGCCGAGCAGGATGCAGGGCCGCCCCGCGGCCAGGGCGCCGGCCACCTTGCTGGGAACCAGCATGCCTTCCGCGCGCCTGTCCATGACGGCGAGATGCAGGTCGGCAGCCCCCAGGCTGGCCGCAAGGGTCCCGGACGGCTGCAGGGGCAGGAGCCGCAGGTTCTTTGGGGCGTTCCGCTCGACGGCGCGCCTCACGCGCGGCAGTCCCCGCCCCTCCCCGATAAGAAGCATGGCGATGTCGGGCGCGCTCACGGCGAGGGAGAAAGCGGCGTCGAGCACGGCATCCATCGGATGGGCGAGCCCGAAGTTCCCCGAATAGGCGACCGTGAAGCGCCCCCCCAGGCCCAGGGCGGCGCGCACCGGATTGCCCTCCCGCGGGATCGGGCGGATCACCGGATCGGACCAGTTCGGAATGGTAACGATCCTTTGGGCCGGGATGCCCTGGTCGGAAAGCCGGTCCGCCATGCAGGAGCCGATCGCGATCACCGCGTCGCACCGGCGCAGCGCCGCCGTGGCGGCCCGGCGCAGCAGCGACAGGGCTGGCCATGGCAACCTGACGCCGATGACGGGGAACAAGTCCGGATAGAGGTCATGCGACCAATGGATCACGCCGCATCCCCAGCGCCGGCCGAGCAGCGGCCCGAGCACCGCGAGCATCGGCGGGTCGGTCATGGTGACGACCAGGTCGTGACGGGGCATCCGCGACGCCGCGTGATGGAGGCGGCGCAGGGCCGAGAGGTAACCCAGGCCGCCTGCGGCGGAGCCGCCGATCCGGTTCCCCGCCCGGGTCACGCCGACCCCCTCGGGAGCATCCGAGGGGGCGTCGGGGGCGCCGCATGCCAGGACCGAAACCCGCCACCCGTGCGAGGCGAACCGCGCGGCGAGGTCGTAGAGGCAACGCCCAGTTGCTCCCCGGTCCGGCGGAAACACACGATTTATGAAGAGGATGGACGGCTTGCACACCCTGAGAGATCCCAACCCTGCGCGATACACGCATACAGAAGCATTCCCGAACCGGGCAGGCAAGAGGATTAAGCCCGGAGGTCGCGATACTGCGCGGTACGCGTGGTGATGATCGACAGGATCAGACCGAAGCAGAGATACTTGAAACTGGTATGGGCGAACAGCCCGATCGCCAGGGGCGGCAGAAGCCCGAATGCCAGGGCGGTCTCCCGCTTCATCAGCATGACCAGCGGCGGGACGAGCGACAGAAGATAAGCCACGACGGCGATCATGCCGGCGATGCCGGTCTTCAGCAGCATGTAGGTCGCGAAGGAATGGGTGTAGGAAACCCACATCTCCCCGACCGCCGGGTTTCGCACCAGGGCTCCCCAGCCGGCGCCGAACACCAGGGAGGCAAACGAGGAGCCGATGTGGTCGGCGACGGCCGCCGCCTCGGAAGCCCGCTCGTTCAGGCCGTAGATTTCGGTTTTCCAGGCGATCTGCGCGACCGTTCCGAGGATCGTGTCCTGCAGCGCGACCGCGACTCCGCCGCCGGCCAGGGCGATGGCCCCCAGGATCAGCGGGGTCCGCCGCCCCAGGATGAGGACGCGGCAGGCGACCGCGGCAACGGCCGTCAGGATCGCCGCGCGATGGACGGCTCCCGCGAGCGCCGCCGCCGCGACGGCACCCGCCGCGACCATCAGGGCGGATCCCGCGATGGCGAGGATCGCC contains:
- a CDS encoding glycosyltransferase family 2 protein, giving the protein MRSDTSPGPLFSIITVVLNDRKGLGRTRSSLRRQSCRNFAWIVVDGGSEDGTRDDIARFAPEIAWWRSGPDRGLYDAMNIGMAAATGDYLLFLNAGDELASPDSLERLAAVIRAHASPDFLYCDALERTPRGTLLRKPARSHRTVWYGMFTHHQAMIYRRSAVADLSYDLSFKVGADYAFTISTLSRSARVARLREALIIFAPGGLSQAMASVGRRDQTRIRRQYLRLSAISCFLIMVVQSLAMLTRRGFPAFYEICRCRRMYE
- a CDS encoding helix-turn-helix domain-containing protein, which codes for MKSKKSQPATANTISRRGEGPHPIDIHVGARLRLRRTLLGLSQEKLGEAVGITFQQLQKYERGANRISASRLYHLALVLDVPVGFFFEDMPTGQPLPEGADVIHEPTETDEFESMAKRETLELVRAYYRIGDPTVRRRAFELIKALGGETKDSEGTGT
- a CDS encoding glycosyltransferase family 2 protein, whose translation is MKPVPVPVSVPVSVIVMTRDEAANIRSCLGALRHFDEVFVVDSDSGDGTAALAEEMGARVVPFRWNGSYPKKKQWCLQTLPFRHDWVLFVDADERVSDALADEIASLLKSGPRAAGYFIAGQPVFAGKPLRFGAWNSKLALLHRRRAAFPPFPDLDVERMWEVEGHYQPCLDGPAGSLRGRMIHHDAKPLYAWFDRHNRYSDWEAALIADDRCHILAEREKGARRQLKRIFRRLPARALSIFLHSYVLCLGFLDGVDGWDYAVARAFYYWQIAVKARVRRHGPVL
- a CDS encoding glycosyltransferase family 4 protein codes for the protein MYRAGLGSLRVCKPSILFINRVFPPDRGATGRCLYDLAARFASHGWRVSVLACGAPDAPSDAPEGVGVTRAGNRIGGSAAGGLGYLSALRRLHHAASRMPRHDLVVTMTDPPMLAVLGPLLGRRWGCGVIHWSHDLYPDLFPVIGVRLPWPALSLLRRAATAALRRCDAVIAIGSCMADRLSDQGIPAQRIVTIPNWSDPVIRPIPREGNPVRAALGLGGRFTVAYSGNFGLAHPMDAVLDAAFSLAVSAPDIAMLLIGEGRGLPRVRRAVERNAPKNLRLLPLQPSGTLAASLGAADLHLAVMDRRAEGMLVPSKVAGALAAGRPCILLGPTGSAAARMLVENRCGTVLDPDDGEGLAAAIQSHARDTAFHRAACERARATAASWSVDRAADAFLNVAVSVVRTASGGETARPSAPSRCMTVGGG